The Sphingobacterium bambusae genome includes a window with the following:
- a CDS encoding TonB-dependent receptor — translation MMSAWALVMLIPATLKAQDTQKEAIDTTSVRRHHLQEVEVQRKLNRAMLLKQPFAVDAIDAGEYAAQNVNFNRLLDQAPGLRVRESGGFGSETAVSIHGISGRGIKFFLDGIPMDYMGGAFFINNFPVNVIDRVDIYKGVVPIALGGDALGGAINIVSRTEVEPYLNLSYALGSFGTHRASVSGRAQTKNGFVLQGNFFYNQSKNNYEVWGPGVEIPDEFGRPIEGFRAKRFNDDYTSYLGKVELGWTQRNWADKLLFGVNVSGLERGIQHGRTMAYVYGRARYEERGIMPTLQYSKANMWHGKLDVDVFGMYSNVDATTTDTSSNRFNWAGEALPSAVQGELSSIYSRKSIYHFYDRIHLWRAYSTLRLNEQSRLRLAWNGQWLGRRGKDDLNEAEWTIPLREPQQLNKNYIGLSYERDHGSFTHIVSAKGFYYDAESFAYSYQGNAQKQLIPLRENGLDWGMGYAGKYTVNESWMLKASAERSIRIPEGTELFGDGTTLLNAPGLKPEKSYNANLSSHWDWPLGATQKLQLVTALFFRDTRDLIWLGEADHLGTARYENLSRIQAKGFEINANYNWGSLLQLAVNYTLQDVRNRQRENSLAPYNARMKNMPVHLANAYLRLKSTGGWLPAERASFYLSTHYVHEYALFWPALGSPDQKNMIPTQFVQDMGISYRVSNPLTVALDCQNILDRQVYDNFMLQKPGRFLSVKLQYHINPK, via the coding sequence ATGATGAGTGCATGGGCTCTTGTTATGTTGATACCGGCGACTTTGAAGGCGCAGGATACGCAAAAAGAGGCGATCGACACGACATCGGTTAGGCGTCATCATCTCCAAGAAGTGGAGGTTCAACGTAAGCTTAATCGAGCGATGCTCTTAAAGCAGCCTTTCGCTGTAGATGCGATTGATGCGGGCGAATATGCAGCGCAGAATGTCAACTTCAACAGGCTGCTGGATCAAGCTCCCGGTCTGCGGGTGCGCGAAAGTGGAGGTTTTGGTTCTGAAACGGCGGTATCCATCCATGGTATTTCTGGCCGCGGTATCAAATTTTTTCTTGATGGCATCCCGATGGATTATATGGGAGGCGCTTTTTTCATTAATAACTTTCCTGTCAATGTGATTGATAGGGTGGACATTTACAAAGGGGTGGTGCCTATTGCGCTGGGAGGCGATGCATTAGGAGGCGCCATCAATATCGTTAGCCGGACAGAGGTGGAGCCCTACCTCAACCTCAGTTACGCATTGGGATCCTTCGGGACACATCGCGCAAGTGTTTCCGGCCGGGCACAGACAAAGAACGGATTCGTGCTGCAAGGGAATTTTTTCTACAACCAATCGAAGAATAATTATGAAGTATGGGGGCCAGGCGTGGAGATCCCCGATGAATTTGGCCGTCCTATCGAAGGATTCCGCGCAAAGCGCTTCAACGATGACTATACGTCTTATCTTGGCAAAGTGGAGCTGGGATGGACGCAGCGCAACTGGGCAGACAAATTACTGTTTGGAGTGAATGTATCTGGATTGGAGCGCGGCATACAGCATGGCCGTACCATGGCCTATGTGTATGGTAGGGCACGTTACGAAGAGCGGGGCATCATGCCTACGCTGCAGTACAGCAAGGCCAATATGTGGCATGGAAAATTGGATGTGGATGTGTTCGGAATGTATAGCAATGTGGATGCTACCACAACCGATACCAGCTCCAACCGATTCAACTGGGCGGGTGAAGCGCTACCCAGTGCGGTGCAGGGTGAACTCAGTAGTATTTATTCGCGTAAATCTATTTACCACTTCTATGATCGTATTCACTTGTGGCGCGCTTATTCCACCTTACGTCTTAACGAACAGAGTCGGCTACGTTTGGCTTGGAACGGACAATGGCTCGGCCGGCGTGGAAAGGACGATTTGAATGAGGCAGAGTGGACCATACCACTCCGGGAGCCGCAACAATTGAACAAAAATTATATCGGACTATCCTATGAACGGGACCACGGTTCGTTTACGCATATCGTTAGCGCCAAAGGATTTTATTATGATGCGGAAAGCTTTGCATACAGCTATCAAGGTAACGCGCAAAAGCAGCTGATACCGTTGCGTGAAAATGGTCTGGACTGGGGCATGGGTTATGCGGGGAAATATACCGTAAACGAATCTTGGATGCTCAAGGCGTCTGCCGAGCGCAGCATCCGTATCCCCGAAGGAACGGAGTTATTTGGTGATGGCACAACCTTGCTCAACGCGCCCGGACTGAAGCCTGAAAAAAGTTACAACGCCAATCTATCCAGCCACTGGGACTGGCCATTGGGCGCGACACAAAAGTTGCAGCTCGTTACGGCGCTCTTTTTCCGAGATACAAGGGATCTGATTTGGCTCGGCGAAGCCGACCACCTCGGGACGGCACGATACGAAAACCTGAGCCGCATTCAAGCCAAGGGATTCGAAATTAACGCGAATTATAATTGGGGAAGCCTCCTGCAGCTCGCTGTCAACTATACCTTGCAGGATGTGCGTAACAGACAACGTGAAAACTCGCTGGCGCCCTACAACGCGCGAATGAAAAACATGCCTGTACATTTGGCTAATGCCTACCTGCGCCTGAAGTCTACTGGAGGTTGGCTGCCTGCCGAACGGGCTAGCTTTTACCTGAGCACGCATTATGTACACGAGTATGCGTTGTTTTGGCCTGCCTTGGGAAGCCCCGACCAAAAAAATATGATCCCTACGCAATTTGTGCAGGACATGGGGATTTCCTATCGGGTGAGCAACCCGTTGACCGTAGCGTTGGACTGTCAAAACATCTTGGATAGGCAAGTCTATGACAACTTCATGTTGCAAAAGCCGGGTCGATTTTTAAGTGTCAAATTACAATATCATATAAATCCAAAATAA
- a CDS encoding DUF4374 domain-containing protein, giving the protein MQTKMRRAAVVLGLVGAALILNTACNSNKNEERPIEEGQHFTVATWLEGPQYLGSTKSLTEGTLSFLGKGFEAEGSRYIQHGGYIYMMNLTEKKFNQYALSKDGQITLNGSILTDGVVPNYFQSLNIVDDNTLLVLGSVDDNKGTAGWARIEIPSFKVVAKGELKVPYDAADPGQGFYVGRGYVDNGKFILGGYFYNSQTKAYAPTGVTALVYDYPAMNNMQVIQSNATKAGIGYDYLSSVDTDKDGNHYFVASAGKFWTGLGGKSGIVRIKKGESKFDESYFFDVSSQLDKEACLMGITHVGDNIAFATVQYESMMTSVRDRLKNVGQVVKLDLANKKVTLMNTPLSPVAMVRAPLVYQGKYYTALCIDGGEANLYEFDPKGNADSFKKGLKIDAGGWVQVQMIVANPAN; this is encoded by the coding sequence ATGCAAACCAAAATGCGCCGAGCGGCAGTCGTTTTAGGCCTTGTTGGCGCAGCGTTGATCTTAAATACCGCCTGCAATAGCAACAAAAACGAAGAAAGACCCATCGAAGAGGGACAGCACTTTACCGTAGCGACTTGGTTGGAAGGGCCACAGTATCTTGGGAGTACAAAATCACTTACCGAAGGAACCTTATCCTTCTTGGGGAAAGGATTTGAAGCAGAGGGGTCACGTTACATACAGCACGGTGGATATATCTATATGATGAACCTCACCGAAAAAAAATTCAACCAGTATGCATTGAGTAAGGACGGACAGATTACGTTAAATGGCTCTATCTTGACCGACGGCGTTGTGCCCAATTATTTTCAATCATTGAATATTGTGGATGACAATACCTTGCTTGTGTTGGGCTCCGTAGACGATAACAAAGGAACCGCAGGTTGGGCGCGTATCGAAATTCCTTCATTTAAAGTGGTAGCAAAAGGCGAACTTAAAGTTCCTTACGACGCGGCAGATCCCGGACAAGGTTTTTACGTAGGGCGAGGTTATGTGGACAACGGCAAGTTTATCCTAGGCGGTTATTTCTACAACAGCCAGACAAAAGCGTATGCCCCAACAGGTGTAACCGCACTAGTGTATGATTATCCGGCGATGAATAATATGCAGGTGATTCAAAGCAATGCTACCAAAGCGGGTATCGGGTATGATTACCTTTCATCTGTAGATACCGACAAAGATGGTAACCACTATTTTGTGGCTAGTGCAGGGAAGTTTTGGACAGGCCTTGGAGGCAAATCTGGAATCGTACGCATAAAAAAAGGCGAATCAAAATTTGACGAAAGCTACTTTTTCGATGTGTCTAGCCAGTTAGACAAAGAGGCTTGCCTTATGGGGATCACCCATGTGGGCGATAACATTGCCTTTGCTACGGTACAATATGAGTCTATGATGACCTCGGTCAGGGACAGACTAAAAAATGTAGGACAGGTGGTGAAGCTTGATCTTGCTAATAAGAAAGTTACGTTGATGAATACGCCATTGAGCCCTGTCGCCATGGTGCGTGCTCCACTGGTATACCAAGGTAAATACTACACAGCTTTGTGTATCGATGGCGGAGAAGCTAACCTCTATGAATTTGACCCGAAAGGAAATGCGGATTCTTTCAAAAAAGGATTGAAGATCGATGCAGGTGGTTGGGTACAGGTGCAAATGATCGTGGCCAATCCTGCCAACTAA
- a CDS encoding nuclear transport factor 2 family protein — translation MKKTLTSIATALIMISSFCSFAADKNNPLRNLESAKIITTYLEATTLGSIDLNKYLFADDFQYRNSVNKDSYNKKQYLEFLKAHKGVTFNCKTSYEILDQSGKACVAKATMVFKHFTRVDYITLNQDKDGWKVSKVVTTYP, via the coding sequence ATGAAAAAGACATTAACAAGCATCGCCACAGCACTGATCATGATCAGTTCATTTTGCTCCTTTGCCGCAGACAAGAACAACCCGCTTCGAAATTTGGAATCTGCCAAGATCATTACCACCTACCTCGAAGCTACCACACTCGGCAGCATAGACCTGAACAAATACCTTTTTGCTGACGATTTCCAATATCGCAACAGCGTAAACAAGGATAGCTACAACAAAAAGCAATACCTCGAATTCTTAAAAGCACATAAAGGCGTGACATTCAACTGCAAAACCAGCTATGAAATTCTGGACCAAAGTGGTAAAGCATGCGTCGCCAAAGCAACCATGGTATTTAAACACTTTACACGCGTAGATTACATCACGCTTAACCAAGATAAAGACGGTTGGAAGGTTAGTAAGGTCGTCACCACCTATCCGTAG
- a CDS encoding PepSY-associated TM helix domain-containing protein, producing the protein MKRKTIRVLHLLLGLISGVVVFVVAVTGCLLVFEEEISRFCNYGTYRSVARDGASIAPPSKLFSNTDSLLAGREIKRAYSITYLQDELLSTVWSLDRAGQYHATPLHPQTGQSIGAFDYPHSFFAIVLDLHMHLAMGEVGASIVGYATAIFVLLMITGLLLWKPANRKGYKQRFRIKWNASGKRLTYDLHNVLGFYMSWVAIFIAITGLVWSFAWVDQSLQWLANGGKTIAYTEREYRSDTTGYETVLLQEQRRQLVMDSLFATHLQAAHRINALEVHRPMSAAAPLYIAVQTMRGANYARTDYYSYDSYTGKLLGQELFADMSNGEKLRRLNYYIHMGSIAGLTGKLAAFFASLIAASLPITGLLIYINRGKRKRKP; encoded by the coding sequence ATGAAAAGAAAAACCATCCGCGTGCTACATCTCCTGTTAGGACTGATATCGGGTGTGGTGGTGTTTGTGGTGGCTGTAACCGGCTGCTTGCTGGTATTTGAGGAGGAGATTTCACGGTTCTGTAATTATGGTACCTATAGGTCCGTTGCGAGGGATGGAGCATCGATTGCGCCTCCGTCAAAGCTGTTCTCAAATACGGATTCGCTACTTGCAGGCAGAGAAATCAAACGGGCTTATTCCATCACCTATTTGCAGGATGAACTGCTGAGCACCGTTTGGTCGCTGGATAGAGCGGGTCAATATCACGCCACGCCACTTCATCCCCAAACGGGGCAGTCTATCGGGGCATTCGACTACCCACATTCTTTTTTTGCTATCGTGCTTGATCTACATATGCACTTAGCCATGGGCGAGGTAGGAGCTTCCATCGTGGGTTATGCAACGGCTATCTTTGTGCTGTTAATGATCACGGGCTTGCTGTTGTGGAAACCAGCAAACCGAAAAGGGTACAAGCAACGTTTTCGCATCAAATGGAACGCCTCTGGAAAAAGGTTAACCTACGACCTGCATAATGTGCTTGGCTTTTACATGTCATGGGTAGCAATTTTCATCGCTATTACAGGCTTGGTATGGTCTTTTGCATGGGTAGATCAGTCGCTGCAATGGTTGGCAAACGGAGGGAAGACGATTGCGTATACAGAGCGGGAATATCGATCGGATACGACGGGTTATGAGACCGTGCTATTGCAGGAGCAACGTCGTCAACTTGTGATGGATAGTCTATTTGCAACACATCTTCAAGCTGCTCATCGAATCAATGCCTTGGAAGTGCATCGTCCGATGTCAGCCGCTGCGCCACTTTATATCGCCGTGCAAACCATGCGGGGAGCCAACTATGCACGAACCGATTACTATAGTTACGACAGCTATACGGGCAAGCTATTGGGGCAAGAACTTTTTGCTGACATGAGCAATGGGGAGAAACTTAGACGGCTAAATTACTATATCCACATGGGTAGTATCGCTGGTCTAACAGGCAAATTGGCAGCTTTCTTCGCAAGCCTTATTGCAGCCTCCTTGCCGATAACGGGACTATTGATCTACATCAACCGGGGCAAGAGAAAGCGAAAACCCTAA
- a CDS encoding LytR/AlgR family response regulator transcription factor — translation MMTLAIIEDEPAVRREITYLVEQESDVELIGWADTVRTARKLITEKVPDVILMDIQLRDGTAFDLLAKLEPIPQHIIFITAYNHFAIKAIKFGALDYLLKPIDQSELNEALGRYRRKSENNPQWMQQLALTQQSMDQGTLPEHIVLNTLNNSRIVAVDDIVYCKGDGPYTFFFLNDGSQQLISKPLKYYEELLPAPHFLRTHQSYLVNKKYVSGVSRSEYIILKNNEEIPISTRRKNSILNLLFPNK, via the coding sequence ATGATGACCTTGGCAATCATAGAAGACGAGCCGGCCGTGCGGCGGGAAATCACCTATTTGGTGGAACAGGAGAGCGATGTGGAGCTAATTGGTTGGGCCGATACCGTGCGCACTGCACGCAAGCTGATAACGGAGAAGGTACCCGATGTGATCTTGATGGATATACAGCTGCGGGATGGTACGGCATTCGATCTGCTCGCCAAACTGGAGCCTATTCCACAGCATATTATCTTTATCACAGCCTATAATCATTTTGCGATCAAGGCCATCAAGTTTGGTGCTTTGGACTACCTACTGAAACCCATAGACCAAAGTGAGCTGAATGAGGCGCTCGGCCGTTACCGTCGTAAAAGTGAAAACAATCCGCAATGGATGCAGCAGTTGGCACTAACGCAGCAGTCCATGGATCAGGGTACATTGCCTGAGCATATCGTGTTGAATACCCTCAATAATTCGAGGATCGTCGCTGTTGATGATATTGTGTATTGCAAAGGGGATGGGCCCTACACCTTCTTTTTCCTGAACGACGGATCCCAACAGCTGATCTCAAAACCACTTAAATATTACGAAGAATTGTTGCCTGCACCGCATTTCCTGCGTACCCATCAATCGTATTTGGTGAATAAGAAATATGTATCGGGTGTCAGCCGATCGGAATACATCATCCTAAAAAATAATGAAGAAATTCCGATTTCCACGCGAAGAAAAAACTCGATCCTCAATCTGCTCTTTCCCAACAAATGA
- a CDS encoding putative quinol monooxygenase, which produces MLKETTQDLLTSTWLLRLLFALLCVLCLTHNSSAQETGVKVRIAEITLFPEHLVEYKALLQEEAEASLRLEKGVIAIFPMFQQTDSTQLRILEIYKDEAAYQSHLKTAHFLKYKNGTLQMVKTLKLVEMDALDLDMAALIFKKWDAVASPEDQSVK; this is translated from the coding sequence ATGCTAAAAGAAACTACGCAGGATTTATTAACCTCGACATGGTTGCTTCGCCTTTTGTTTGCCCTGCTGTGTGTGCTGTGCTTGACCCACAACAGTAGCGCTCAAGAAACAGGTGTTAAAGTGCGTATAGCCGAGATTACCCTTTTTCCAGAGCACCTAGTGGAATACAAGGCTCTCCTTCAGGAAGAAGCGGAAGCCTCCCTGCGATTGGAAAAAGGAGTGATAGCGATCTTTCCCATGTTCCAGCAAACAGATTCCACACAGCTTCGAATATTGGAGATTTACAAAGACGAAGCTGCTTATCAATCGCATCTAAAGACAGCCCATTTTTTAAAATATAAAAACGGTACACTGCAGATGGTGAAAACGCTTAAACTGGTCGAGATGGATGCGCTAGATTTGGATATGGCTGCCCTTATTTTTAAGAAATGGGACGCCGTAGCAAGCCCGGAAGACCAATCTGTTAAGTAA
- a CDS encoding histidine kinase, whose product MKRSLFIAVFCGIMGLQACKKAVINTSERDKLAQEMKVLDKVDVSPENRDSLLAQWKYYHDLPAVKNDTVLLVDAKYRMARLYAMEGNDSARIIIEQAVDLIEPTTGNMRLKALVYNGMGNIRNQAAKANEAGYYYNKAAAIVLSDSSTGLSPEARSVFLLSAAQSNHNMFQYDLCEKMNRAALLLSDSLPEGHINKQRVLVQMIQVLYVRQRPVDSIANYLTKLEALHSTYPGRYNTSYLYDAKIQYFELKDQADSVLHYQVEKAKLDEALAELGDPTNVQLNNLFVDYCNIAAVYVERRQADKARACIARAQALLKDNADVIHADNMLIYYHNVAAYEQLTGRPNEAIRLLRLVAELQKGIYQTENTQAIAEMNALYQLQTKDRSIQTLNESIKINKLQLQQNRLWLAIVLLFAVILALSIFFLYYGFRQRRLRQEKQQMMLQQQLLRTQMEPHFIFNTLAAVQSFVRLDKKEQAIKYLNRFSRLLRSSLELSREHLVPLSEEIDTLENYLSLQQMRCEDAFLYTIEKPYGQDLTAVLLPPMLIQPYVENAILHGIDLDSGNGKIEIDFSFQEQDLLVVRISDSGKTEPVSSTHPHKSLSGAISQERINLLGKKAMISSTDRPDGGKQVVLHIPLTYA is encoded by the coding sequence ATGAAAAGAAGTCTCTTCATCGCTGTTTTCTGCGGTATAATGGGCCTGCAGGCCTGCAAAAAGGCGGTAATTAATACGAGCGAACGCGATAAGCTTGCTCAAGAAATGAAAGTGCTAGACAAGGTCGATGTGTCGCCAGAAAACCGCGACAGCTTGCTTGCTCAATGGAAGTACTACCATGACCTACCCGCGGTAAAGAACGACACCGTATTACTTGTGGATGCCAAATATCGTATGGCACGCCTATATGCCATGGAAGGTAATGACTCGGCCCGTATTATTATTGAACAGGCTGTCGATTTGATTGAGCCGACTACCGGGAATATGCGGCTGAAAGCGCTTGTTTACAATGGTATGGGGAATATCCGAAACCAAGCGGCCAAAGCTAACGAAGCAGGATACTATTACAACAAGGCCGCTGCCATCGTGTTGTCTGACTCTTCGACAGGGCTTTCGCCCGAGGCACGATCGGTGTTCCTGCTGTCGGCAGCACAGAGCAACCACAATATGTTTCAATACGATCTTTGTGAAAAGATGAATCGTGCTGCACTGTTGTTGTCGGATTCGCTGCCGGAAGGACATATCAATAAACAGCGTGTGTTGGTGCAGATGATTCAGGTGCTCTATGTCCGACAACGACCCGTAGATAGTATCGCAAACTATTTAACTAAGTTGGAGGCTTTGCATAGCACCTACCCCGGACGCTATAATACAAGCTATCTGTATGATGCCAAAATACAATACTTCGAGTTGAAGGACCAAGCGGATTCCGTTTTGCATTACCAAGTCGAAAAGGCCAAGCTGGATGAAGCGCTGGCCGAATTAGGTGACCCGACGAATGTGCAGCTCAATAATTTGTTTGTAGACTACTGCAATATCGCGGCAGTTTATGTGGAACGTAGGCAGGCCGATAAGGCCCGAGCCTGTATCGCTAGGGCGCAGGCGCTGCTCAAAGACAACGCGGACGTTATCCATGCAGACAATATGCTAATTTACTACCATAATGTGGCTGCATACGAGCAGCTGACGGGCAGGCCGAACGAAGCAATCAGGCTGCTGCGGCTGGTGGCCGAGCTCCAAAAAGGAATATACCAAACGGAAAACACGCAGGCCATCGCGGAGATGAACGCACTCTACCAGCTGCAAACCAAAGATCGCTCTATCCAAACGCTTAATGAGAGCATCAAGATCAATAAGCTGCAGCTGCAGCAAAACCGTCTCTGGCTGGCTATCGTTCTGTTGTTTGCCGTGATCTTGGCATTATCTATTTTCTTCTTGTACTATGGCTTCCGACAGCGACGTTTACGCCAAGAGAAACAACAGATGATGTTGCAACAACAGCTGTTGCGCACGCAAATGGAGCCTCACTTTATCTTCAATACCCTCGCTGCTGTGCAGAGTTTTGTGCGCTTGGACAAAAAAGAACAGGCCATAAAATATCTCAACAGATTTAGTAGGTTGCTGCGCAGTAGCTTAGAGCTTAGTCGCGAACATCTGGTGCCGCTGAGCGAGGAAATCGACACCTTGGAAAACTATTTATCCTTACAACAGATGCGCTGTGAGGATGCTTTTCTGTATACCATAGAAAAGCCCTATGGCCAAGATTTAACGGCGGTGCTGTTACCGCCTATGCTGATACAGCCCTACGTGGAGAATGCCATTCTCCATGGTATTGACTTGGATAGTGGCAATGGGAAAATCGAGATCGATTTTAGTTTTCAGGAGCAGGATCTCCTCGTTGTACGCATTAGCGATAGTGGAAAAACAGAGCCCGTTTCGAGCACACATCCGCATAAATCCTTGTCTGGCGCGATAAGCCAAGAACGCATCAACCTACTCGGAAAAAAAGCCATGATCAGCAGCACCGATCGTCCTGACGGAGGCAAGCAGGTGGTGTTGCATATTCCGCTTACTTATGCCTAA
- a CDS encoding sigma-70 family RNA polymerase sigma factor, whose translation MPINEKEFTEAYQAHWKALFYQALKLSNDEELAKELIQELFRQLWERRAHIHIETSWGAYLSGALRLKIFEHYRRLARKQVDPIDESEEELFCLNEYLDGKEADAIMSRAIAELHPRCREVFVLSRQDGLPNKVIAAQLGISVKAVEANITRALTYLREKAKNFM comes from the coding sequence GTGCCCATTAACGAAAAAGAATTTACGGAGGCCTACCAAGCACATTGGAAAGCTTTGTTTTATCAAGCATTGAAATTGAGCAATGATGAGGAGTTGGCTAAAGAACTGATCCAAGAGCTTTTTCGCCAGCTTTGGGAGCGCCGCGCGCATATCCACATCGAGACATCATGGGGCGCTTACCTCAGCGGCGCCCTTCGCCTGAAGATCTTTGAGCATTATCGTCGACTTGCTCGAAAGCAGGTCGATCCCATCGATGAGTCGGAAGAAGAACTTTTCTGTTTAAATGAGTACCTCGATGGAAAGGAAGCGGATGCTATCATGAGCCGCGCCATAGCAGAGCTGCATCCGCGTTGCCGGGAGGTATTCGTATTGAGCCGACAGGATGGCCTTCCCAATAAAGTCATTGCTGCGCAGCTCGGCATTTCTGTTAAGGCTGTGGAAGCCAACATAACACGTGCGCTAACCTACTTACGAGAGAAAGCAAAAAATTTTATGTAA
- a CDS encoding family 43 glycosylhydrolase — MKKAWIILLLLMHGIVYAQTIKNFSRSGDQLTKFDELGRAVDAHDGEVTYFEGKYYLYGTSYDCGFEWNNKTAPFCGFKSYSSTDMVNWTDEGFLFDAQNELWQNRCDGKTYGCFRPHVVFNTNTSRYVLWINVYDNVSGYRVFTSESPTGPFVEVAEPKIAVNASQPAAGLNNGDHDLFVDEDGRCYLAITDWRRDGAIVIEELTEDYLSGTGRVSDLVTSGRTEAPALFKRKGIYYLTYSDPNCGYCAGTGTSYKTAKSPLGPWSEGIQISDNSCGGQPSFVTALQVDNETVFLYGSDLWNNAAKNEALANFFWAPLTFDADGAIEPLHCITSFSMTRERHQPTEEPVESEESEFRAFCDIGNSIQRAQSFTANASGELHSFVITTLKSGYPTEDLLLSFYESEEGQPAGDKALQTLSIAAADIGWSAKPFTLSPHINVKAGKQYVVVLHSATQQGCYGFAFGDRQNAGPESASISQDAGKTFRKEGNRVLKTEWTIASRP; from the coding sequence ATGAAAAAAGCCTGGATAATTTTGCTATTGCTGATGCATGGGATCGTCTATGCACAGACGATCAAGAACTTTAGTCGATCTGGTGATCAACTGACGAAATTTGATGAGCTCGGTAGGGCGGTGGATGCTCATGATGGTGAAGTGACCTATTTTGAAGGTAAATACTACCTCTATGGCACGAGCTATGATTGTGGTTTTGAGTGGAATAACAAAACAGCTCCATTTTGTGGATTTAAGTCGTACTCGTCGACAGATATGGTGAATTGGACCGATGAGGGCTTCTTGTTTGATGCGCAGAACGAATTATGGCAGAACCGTTGCGACGGGAAAACCTATGGATGCTTTCGCCCTCATGTGGTGTTCAATACAAATACAAGCCGATATGTGTTGTGGATCAATGTATATGACAATGTATCCGGATATCGTGTCTTTACATCGGAGAGCCCGACAGGTCCCTTTGTGGAAGTGGCGGAGCCTAAAATCGCTGTCAATGCATCCCAGCCCGCTGCCGGCTTGAACAATGGCGACCATGACCTTTTCGTGGATGAAGATGGACGCTGCTACTTGGCTATTACCGATTGGCGCAGAGATGGAGCTATCGTTATTGAGGAATTAACCGAAGACTACCTCTCGGGCACCGGGCGCGTTTCGGACTTAGTGACGAGCGGCCGCACCGAAGCGCCCGCCTTGTTTAAGCGAAAAGGGATCTATTACCTCACTTACTCCGATCCTAACTGTGGCTATTGTGCTGGCACAGGAACTTCCTATAAAACGGCAAAATCGCCTCTCGGCCCTTGGTCCGAGGGTATACAGATCAGCGACAATTCTTGCGGTGGACAACCTTCTTTTGTGACGGCCCTCCAAGTCGATAACGAAACTGTGTTTTTATATGGAAGCGACCTTTGGAATAACGCGGCAAAGAACGAGGCCTTGGCTAACTTTTTTTGGGCTCCGCTAACGTTTGATGCGGACGGCGCGATCGAACCTTTGCACTGTATCACTTCTTTTAGTATGACGCGTGAAAGACATCAGCCTACGGAAGAACCGGTAGAATCCGAAGAAAGCGAGTTTCGAGCATTTTGTGATATTGGCAATAGCATACAACGGGCGCAGTCCTTTACAGCGAACGCCAGCGGTGAGCTGCATAGTTTCGTTATCACCACACTGAAAAGTGGATATCCGACGGAAGATTTACTGCTCAGTTTCTATGAGAGCGAAGAAGGGCAACCTGCAGGTGATAAGGCGCTGCAAACTCTTAGCATTGCCGCCGCTGATATCGGTTGGTCTGCAAAGCCTTTTACGCTGTCTCCGCATATAAACGTTAAGGCGGGCAAGCAATATGTTGTCGTGCTGCACTCGGCTACCCAGCAAGGCTGCTATGGCTTTGCATTTGGGGATCGGCAAAACGCTGGTCCGGAGAGCGCATCTATCAGTCAAGATGCTGGGAAGACCTTCAGGAAGGAAGGGAATCGGGTACTAAAAACCGAATGGACTATTGCCTCTCGGCCTTGA